AGCCTTCATTGGTTTATGGTTTGGTCGGATGTGGCTCAAGCTTCGACCGATCTCTGATGGAACCATCCTCTCCTTTGCAACGTGAACCTGTTAACGGCCTAGATATTGCAGTAAAAAAAattgtattcttttctttttcctctgtCTGTATGTAATGTAGCTGTAATTGAAATATATTTGAATCCAAATCACATTGCAAATGGAATTAAATTGGAAGCATTATTGTGTTTGGATACCtataattgaaaataaaaatatttggatcatccatcgttagggcccacttttgatgtccaccattcatCTTGTAGACCACACttatgtggattatccatcataTTGGGTCACTTTGGATATGGGCCGTCCACATTTGAGACCTTAGATGTGGATCATCAATAATTCGGGGCCATACTTTGACgcgggtcattcatcatgtaagGCCTACTCTCTCCATTTtgaaggcctaccttgatgtagaccattcatcatgtgaggctcCACCTTAAACATGGATTGTTCACCAGGGGTgcacacctttgatgtcaaccgtcCATCGTAtggacccaccttcaatgtccaccacccatcatgtgagtAGTATCTTTGATGTAGACTATCCTTCAAGTGgtacccacttgatgtggattacCCATCATGACTTGGCACTGTTCCCGTGATGCTGTACTCACCTTTACAAGCAACACCTGACAAATTGGAAAGAAGATGGGACTGAGTGCACAAGGTGTGGCCACACCACAAGGGTCAGCTTGCTcgcatacaagtgtggcccacctgaagattgCTTGGACATGTGTCTTATTTCGTGTATGCTGGTGGGCCACTTCATTCACGGGTTAGGTGGTGCGTTCAACACACTGCAATAGTGGTGCTGTGAGGAATGCATGCTAGCTGGGCTACCAGACCTCATCCCTAAGCTGGTTTTAAGACTAGGTGTTGGTCGTACTTGTAAGAAATGAACATGATATGGTGAAGAaaataaacgtactcaaaataaaataaatttacatagTTCAGCATTATACCTATTCAAATTCACCCTAACTCAGACAAGTAATCACTAGACTCAGTACGACTCATTTCACTATGATCCTGTCTTTTTTGCCGGTGTATTTtaaaaagaatgaagaaaaggaagaagaagcaaAAATAAATATATTCATATATGATGCTGTATTTTAGTATTTTCAAGTGTAAAACTCCGGATCCTCATGAGATGGAAAAATATacttttataaaatatttatcttTAAAGCCTTTTAAATTGGTGCATTACTATGCACTCACCCATACATGCACTCGAGATTGTCTTGATGGAAAAATAGTCTTGAAAAACAATtaagcttgttttttttttttttttttttttttttgtttttgtttttgttagcttgctaagcttgttagtacactcactGGCAGTTCGCAGTTCACACTTCTCTGTTAGTCACCCCCTCtggggaatcgataccaagacctcagggaAATGAGCTATGTTTCACTCAGTCtcccacttgagccatggatcagCATGTAATTAAGCTTGGTTttgcttattctttttttttttaaccacttGTAATTATCGAATGTAACTAATTTTCTTTTGATTGTTTCTACCATAACAAAGATCTCTTAATTATTGGGCACACTCATCCTTGTGAGGTTGACTCTTCTCTTTGATAAATAGTTTTTTCCCCCTTTCAGTAAGGATTTCGACACAATAgtcaaccaaaaaaataaaaaaaaaaatcctcccttCCTGTTTTAGTTGAATATCCTTTCTCCTTTCTTGGAGATTAGGAAGGATCTAGTGATCTCTTTGGCCTGTGTAAGTTTGAGAAGAGTGTACACTAAGCATGGTATCCTGGTATCTTGAGGATAACACACTAGTTAAATCAATCGAGTAGTATGAACTatttcaaaaagagaaatatcaTTTGTGCTCTATCCAGATATTAATTATCAATCTATGATCTTGACTCATCTAATCAAATGCATGGTCTCAATTTATTATTGATTAATTCTATTCAAATATTATCTACAAAGGGTAAAGTATTCTAGGGTTGGGTTTTCCATGCTCTGTGTAAATTGGAGAGGGCTATACGTTGGACGTTACATCATAAGAATAACGCACTAAGGAGTTTGTCACAAAGGTTGAATAGACTGAGGAAcacattattttgaaaaaaaaagaagaatagaaGGTAGCATTGTCAATGTCTCATCCCGACATTGATTATCCATCTGGGAGCTTAATCCATCTAACCAAGGGTGGGGTTTTAGCTTATTATTGGCTCAtgatttttagatatttttttgCTTACATTTCAACAACATTCTTTAAGGTCCATACTTGATCTTTCTACTGGTCAATCAAGAACTAACTAATTAATGATGTAGGGTGTAagagtccttactcttgctccagtggtaaactctcaagagtttcaacaccgggtcaaggattcgagtacccataggtggtgaaatcccactattgtgtgagtgtgtggtggtgtgtgtgcgtgtgtaaaaaataaaataaaaataaaaataaataaataaaatatgtagGGTATAAGCCAACTAAAAACTTTATCAATTCAAGGGCCATCAATTAAAATTGATGACTCAATTCCTTCATAATGGTTttttaatcttaaaaaataaaaataaataaataatcatttcCAAAGGAACTACAATGGGTGTCCATTCCTTCAAATTGATAGATTTGAAAGAGATGCTGTTgtgttttttataataaaaataaatttcaaaaataaaagttatttttagaaagtaaataaatatattaattatttaaacttttcataaatagtgtgtatagccagtcggtaagagaaggggtttttgcttatgcaaccagggttcaaatctcctcgcaCCGCCTGCGCGTGCATGggttgtagggctgcttgggcgctttttggCACTTTATTAGGGGCACTTcgcatcgtcgcaaggagcaaTAAGAGCTTTAGTTtttttggcacacggttcaaTTTTTTGAGCCAtagtaccctgatgttttattactttttttgctaattgagagtaattgtgacataattgtacatgtggcacctatacCATGTGTCACTTACGTGGATacagtttttcttgttggataactgcttctatctaaatgggtacagaaataactgtcataggacaaatagtcatgtcctttcatgaaagaCAATTATTTACTATGAATGAGTatgaatttcttgaagaggcactttagcacctcttcaagaagaaattcataacctttcaattaatataaatcctggatactataattcaGAAGAGAATACTCTTAATCCttgagattatatcatcttctgtgcaattactctcgatctgatttcttgctgaattttttctgaacgtcttaaggcatatcggtgtcaaaaccaGAGATatattcaacacttaaatgtgcaaattttcgtgttaaAAATCAGATTTAGAGTTCATTATATCCTGAAgataatttgcagatttccttcgtttgcacttgctggaaaaTTCAGAAAAGGGGCAACAAatttgtcttgagaaattgactgttcaagtcgagccttgaattCGATAGATCTAATCGTTTtgttatcgttttcttctatcctttgTTGTGTACAAGAAACTCTTATATTTCTGAAATTCTAAAGATGCAACAACCAACTACACTAATAGAATCTTGCCCACGACTCAGCCAGTCCATGTATGCAATGTTTGGCACGTGACAGGACACACGTGGAGCTGAGTTTTCAAGTTGAGCTGGAGAGTAGACAGCTTACCAAAAAAGTGAGAAAAAAAGCTGGTAGGAGGGTGGAATTCAAGGGTCGCGTGGGGTTGGGAAAGAAAGAGCAGTGTCAGATCCTTTTCCCAGAAGGTGAGAAAATGTTAGATAACTTTCCTTATCCATACCAATATCTAATTAATCAATTTTTAATCGTTTAAGCCATACATGATTGCTGACTATTAAAGTTAAGAGAAAATACTTTGCTACTCTAGCAGAGTATgacagatgatacacaggcagttcaaaattactgagaaattgcacacgtggcatttTAGTTAATTGAAACTAAACCTTTCAAATTATGGGTACCAGGTATAGTGAAGGAAATCTTGCTCCTATCTGTTTATCTAACAATTAGATAGCTGGACATTAGACccatagaaatgaaaaatattcgacggtcttagttttttttttttttttttaaataaatccaATTAAGATTGTACGGCTAATCTAAATCTACGATAGTGGGTTCTACAATTTAGTTTAATATGAATTCATATACGTATATgcttgcatatcaagcatcatatgcaacCAGTGTATCAAATGGCTGAGTAAAAGCGAGAAAAGGATGGGTAATTAATGAGGAAAGAAGCAGACAAGGAGAATCTGTTAGCCTATTTGGGCCCGTGATTTCTCTCAACCAACGCACTTCCCCACAAGCATAGCTTTTAATCAACTGATTATTTCTCCCAACAAATCATTAATGGTTATAGAAATGGATCCAATGATCTAGTTATGTGGGGACACTTGGACGGCTAAATCaaacgatctggaccgtctattaggtAAAACACATGTTCATGTGCCCCCAAGCAAAATCACATCGATTGGATACACCACAATTTGGACACATGCACTGAACAATTGTACACCTTCCATGCATGCAATTCAAATCCGACCGTCCATGTCCTGGCTCCAATATGGATCATAAACTGAAAATTTCACGAAATTGGTGCTTGATTGGCCAACTTCTGGAGTTATAGTCCCCAGTGAAAATGATAAATAGCCAACAATATGtattcaacaatatatatatataacctatttctagtgggtcccatgatctggacggttttACTCCGAGTTGCGAGATGGAAAGTATCCAATTCCCGAATGCATGCATATGAACCATCACACGCTGGCAGAGTATCAAATGGCCTAGAAATAAGCAAACACGTATAGTAAAATGATGACATCGGTATGATTGATTAATAATAACGATCCACACACATGTAAATTATTTTTCCAAAAAGCAAAAGTACAAAATCCATATCAGCAAACTACACACTGGCTGTCCGGCTGCCGGAATCTGACATGCCGGCGGTAAAACAcaatctctctctattttttcggTGCTAGCCGGGTCTTGATCTTCTCAACTTCCTTGGTACCAATCTGGAATGCCTTTGTAAGCACATTGTCAGGGACCGGTGGAGTCGCCGTGAACAGAGTCAGAGCGATCGACTGGGTCCCAGGCAATTGACTGTTGAATGCAGCGATCACCGCCGCCGGCACAACCCCGTTGTTCTTCTGGAAATGCACTAGGCCCCTAGGGAAAACGAAGATCTCACCCTTCTTGATAGTCTTCGAGAAGAGAGAATTGGCTGTCGTGATGAACCCAACGTCCAATTGGCCTTCGAGAACGAACACAATCTCAGTAGCCCTTGGATGTGTGTGAGGTGGATTCAGGCCGCCCGGCGCATAGTCGATCCGGGCTAGCGACACACCGAGCGTGTTGAGGCCAGGGATCTTATCAACATTGGCCACTGTTACTAGAGATCCCATTGTATTGTTCGTGCTACCGGGCTTAGCGAGTCCGTCGAAGAAGAAATCCGAAGAATTCACTTTCGCAGCGTCTTTGCAGATGAATCCATTAACCTTAACCGCTGCGAGCCAACAACAATATTTTGAAACTTGTTCAGATTCTATGagtctttattttttttgggtgtgtttggctgTCCCAGACATCATGAATTTCTTAATATCTTACCCCAGATTAGACCAATTGATCattaaatttcatgatgttttgacaatatttttaaattagttggtgcaaccaaacgccaACCTTACAATTTTCACAAACAAGTAATGATAAGAAGAGCTGCGTGAAGAGAGGTACAAGAGGGAAATctcagcttcttttttttttttaaccctccATTTTTTCAtacatgggtggcccacctgatgaatgaaccAGCCAAACATTTCGGTCAGTGCATGTTCATGTGAGCCGCACTTGATGGAGGGCCCAGATCATGCATATACATAGGCCAGAAATCGCATGTATTGCCCAGGTGCACTATAAAAGGATTTTCCCATATGTAGCtatgagccattcatcaggtggaccccacattcatgATGGTTTGCTCGTCTGGTGGGTTATTCTCGCCTACATTGAATTGAGACATTTGAGAATTCTTTTTTCACCGTTCAGCTTCTTGTGAGACAGCCTACCGTGTGATCATTAGACGAGCCTGGTTTTCTTTTGTATGATGTACAAAggaagtagggcccacctgatgaatggcccaggtCTCATACGCGGCTGGCGGCGTAGTTTCAAGAGGATATTCTAACCACACCGTCTATTGCAAACCTCTATTGGGAGATTGATACGGCAAACTGCAATATAATAGAGGATGGAAGGCTTATgcgtcaatccagaccgtccatctaactCCTCTACTGGGGATGGAGAGTGGTTCGAAGGGAATACAGATAGGATGATGCTATccatttgattgaaaatataaaTGATGAACGCCGTCCTTTGGGTTGGTGAAGTGAGAAATAAGGTGGATAAGATGGTCTGGTAAGTACATTTTTTTGTGGGCCATCCATGagaaggcccactaaatggacggttcggattgataAATTATGACTGCAAAGAGACGGGTCTACCATGTGCACTACCGTGTTTATCCTACAGGCATTTATAACCCATGACTTTAATAAAGTAGGCTGAGCTGGGTTGGGTCCTAAGCAACAAAAACATTCCATCCGTCCATCTTCATCTTTGACTTAATTACCAAAAGAATTTTAGGTAGGGTACTGTTTGGCTGTCACATTTATTGCGAAACGGAGTCAGGGCATGTTTggctgccacttaaaaatgagttcagcCTACCAAAAAAACAGAGATGAACTCacttttaagtggcaaccaaaaaTGCCCAGAATATTGTTTGGAATTTGGACagctgtttttcttttttgggtcttGTTGGTTTTGTAAAATTAATCCGTACAATTATATATTTGAAGAAAGACcctccccccccaaaaaaaaagaaaaaaagaagaagagaaggaagagtctgaaaagaaaggaaaagaagatcaCCTCCAGTACGATCAGCGACGCAAATGTCCTGGAGCATGTCGGGATCTGCGGCACCGGTGCCGGAGATGATGGCAAGGATGAGAAGGAGGCTAACTACAGTCTCCATGGTtgctacgagagagagagagagagagagagagagagagagagagaggtgttttgTGTACGTTGGTAAGAGGAAAACGGAGAAGGGATGTATTTATAGGGGGAGAGTTTTGGTGAAGGGTCATGAAAGCGGCCGTGCATCCAAAGcaatagaaatttaaaaaaaaaagaaaaaaaagaaatgcttttgatactctggccgagtgtgatggatgatacgcaggaacTAATAAATTACTGAGAAATTTCATACGTTGGATGCAAGTAATTCAAACTAACCCGTACAAATTATGGATAACAGTttggatgtatcatgaacaaaatatTACCCTTATCTGATTATCTTATCATTAGATtactggacatttattggacggttaaaaatgaaaataaaacaattGTCATTCTTCAAACAATCAGTGTTCGCTAATCAGCGGTCAGGATTGTTCAACAGATCTGATTTTGTGATTTCCagaagttaatatatgccacgtgtaccatttctaTGCGCCTGCATATGAATACGCAGCTAGAGTATCTAATACCTCTCTAGATTAAAATTACTCTTTTGACCGGCTTCCGGCATGCCTCTCGCATCGCCGTTATTTCGGGGTCATCGGTATCTGACGTACATGTGCTTCCGTTATCCATTCATGGCAAAAGGAATAGTTTAGAGAAACTTTCGTACTCGCGCAGATTGTGGTGATTGATACTCGGGCACTCGAAATTGTAAAATCAGCGgataaataattcaaatcaaaccgtccaaatcgtggctCACAATCTAGatgaatattattttaaaaagttACATTGATTTCGTTTCATAAGCGGTGGGTTGGTGGATATTTACGGACGGTCGTAATGAAAACAAACAAATGTTCATTAATGAGGAGATAAAGATCATTAAACAGATCTGATTTTGAAATGCTAAGTATTTACCTTTGTGTCCTGCCATTTGGACGGCTCGATTTGAGCGAGAAATGCTACGGCTCTTCGCTCTAGTATACGGCACAAGGTTCCTGTGATCTGCGTATGGAGGCAACATTAATACCTGTGGGATTCATCACAATGTTtctataaaatccactccgttcatcatttgCCATGGATCATTTTAATACTTGATCTCAGAAATCAGGCCCATCTAAAATTCAACAAAGCTACACCACATGGAACAACAACTTGTTAGGAaacaccgttaaaatcctccagCGACCCACTCAAGTCTTGGATAAAGCATATATTTCGTTTTTCCTTTATACACTCACCTTATGTACGGTTGGATGTCCAAGTGTACGAGGcagatcaaaagttcaagtggaccacacttctgCTATCGCCAAGATGGACTCGCGCCCACGATAATGTattgtttcatctacaccgtccatacgttgTGACAGATCATTTGTTGCCATGAGCCACAAAATTAGGCATGTCCAGGGCTCAAGAGTACCACTctgaggggattgaacgtctcTGCGTTTTGATCAATATACTATTTGCGTTTTCTTTTCATATagtctatttgaccttatgagAAGATTTAGAGTAATAACACCAGATCCATGggtcaactggcagactgagtgaagatgCTTCGTTTCAACActagag
This DNA window, taken from Magnolia sinica isolate HGM2019 chromosome 14, MsV1, whole genome shotgun sequence, encodes the following:
- the LOC131225564 gene encoding germin-like protein 5-1 is translated as METVVSLLLILAIISGTGAADPDMLQDICVADRTGAVKVNGFICKDAAKVNSSDFFFDGLAKPGSTNNTMGSLVTVANVDKIPGLNTLGVSLARIDYAPGGLNPPHTHPRATEIVFVLEGQLDVGFITTANSLFSKTIKKGEIFVFPRGLVHFQKNNGVVPAAVIAAFNSQLPGTQSIALTLFTATPPVPDNVLTKAFQIGTKEVEKIKTRLAPKK